From the Sandaracinaceae bacterium genome, one window contains:
- a CDS encoding sigma-70 family RNA polymerase sigma factor, whose protein sequence is MLDESREAEALRRIARGDREALASLYDTHGDVVYGVLVSILRQESEAQDLLHDVFVEVLERAGDYDPRRGSVRTWLLMRARSRAIDRLRSARVRRERVTNEQPERVSPSPAPDANLDGARLRVRLGGLPDAPRAVLELAYFQGLTTSEIAEELGIPLGTVKSRAAAGLRALRVELDHAGGEP, encoded by the coding sequence ATGTTGGACGAGTCACGCGAGGCCGAGGCGCTCCGGCGCATCGCGCGCGGAGACCGCGAGGCCTTGGCCAGCCTGTACGACACCCATGGCGACGTGGTCTACGGGGTGCTCGTGAGCATCTTGCGCCAGGAGAGCGAGGCGCAGGACCTGCTCCACGACGTGTTCGTGGAGGTGCTGGAGCGCGCCGGGGACTACGACCCGCGACGCGGCAGCGTGCGCACCTGGCTGCTGATGCGGGCGCGCTCGCGAGCCATCGACCGCCTCCGGTCTGCGCGCGTGCGGCGGGAGCGGGTGACCAACGAGCAGCCCGAGCGCGTGAGCCCCTCGCCCGCGCCCGACGCCAACCTGGATGGGGCACGCCTGCGGGTGCGCCTCGGCGGCCTGCCCGACGCTCCGCGCGCCGTGCTGGAGCTGGCGTACTTCCAGGGGCTCACCACCAGCGAGATCGCGGAGGAGCTGGGCATCCCGCTCGGCACCGTGAAGTCGCGCGCTGCCGCTGGCCTGCGGGCGCTGCGCGTGGAGCTGGACCATGCTGGAGGCGAGCCATGA
- a CDS encoding DUF4331 family protein, producing MSPRFSTSTLGVALLLALGATGCGGDGGPAPLGADARPLLGAQIDRAGRPAISTALVATFAATLPERNEARDRYNQALPATWASFAPEVTTSLGILDALNGVCGDQLLAEASGADRYDALADILLDDRLYVNTASGTCGVYLGLEGEVVGALTAGMGGCGGRTPNDDVVERSFSVLAAGTLTGIDDLVTGDAGDHSAEVFPFLAGPN from the coding sequence ATGAGCCCCCGCTTCTCGACATCCACACTCGGCGTGGCCCTGCTGCTGGCACTCGGCGCCACGGGCTGTGGCGGTGACGGTGGCCCCGCGCCGCTGGGCGCCGACGCGCGGCCCTTGCTCGGAGCACAGATCGACCGCGCCGGCCGCCCGGCCATCAGCACCGCGCTGGTGGCCACCTTCGCCGCCACGCTGCCCGAGCGCAACGAGGCCCGTGACCGCTACAACCAGGCGCTGCCCGCCACCTGGGCGAGCTTCGCACCCGAGGTGACCACCAGCCTCGGCATCCTGGACGCGCTCAACGGCGTGTGCGGGGACCAGCTGCTGGCCGAAGCCAGCGGCGCCGACCGCTATGACGCGCTGGCGGACATCCTGCTGGACGACCGCCTCTACGTGAACACAGCGTCCGGTACGTGCGGCGTCTACCTGGGCCTCGAGGGCGAGGTGGTGGGCGCGCTCACCGCCGGCATGGGCGGCTGCGGCGGCCGCACCCCCAACGACGACGTGGTGGAGCGCAGCTTCAGCGTGCTCGCGGCCGGGACGCTCACGGGCATCGACGACCTCGTGACCGGCGACGCAGGCGACCACTCGGCCGAGGTCTTCCCCTTCCTGGCAGGGCCCAACTGA
- a CDS encoding MFS transporter — translation MSAAGTPAEGTERLPVSGLLTLLSLYFIQGLPQGFQSVAVPVILTTQGVAIESITLLSVLLGLPWMLKLLWAPFVDIVYWPKVGRRRSWILPMQAGLALTCLLMAFLDIEHSLTLLLVMVTALSLFSATMDVAVDGYAIDTLSEQHLGYGNIAQVVGAKLGMLVGGGLLLSQLSTLGYRGVFLIMMGCVLVALAMTALRPEPPGHPLADGPPLGPRARTSLRESARPVIQALQRALRRPDARMLLLFVLTYKAGESMADALFKPFLVRELGYSTEDIGWMLGTWGMAFSLAGSFVGGLVASQVTLLRAVSLFAVLRVLPIAGEWWLVSGFSNDPQHVLVITCAEHFFGGALTTATFAFMMSRVDARIGASHYTLLATLEVLGKTIASAQTGWWAANTSFAAVFGIATGLSLLFLLVLVPLGRTTPPPPGEPNAF, via the coding sequence ATGAGCGCCGCGGGCACGCCGGCCGAGGGGACAGAACGCCTTCCGGTCTCGGGCCTGCTCACGCTGCTCTCGCTCTACTTCATCCAGGGCCTGCCGCAGGGCTTCCAGTCCGTGGCGGTGCCCGTCATCCTCACCACCCAGGGCGTGGCCATCGAGTCCATCACGCTGCTGAGCGTGCTGCTGGGGCTGCCCTGGATGCTCAAGCTGCTGTGGGCGCCCTTCGTGGACATCGTCTACTGGCCCAAGGTGGGGCGGCGGCGCTCGTGGATCCTGCCCATGCAGGCCGGCCTCGCGCTCACCTGCCTGCTGATGGCCTTCCTGGACATCGAGCACTCGCTCACGCTCTTGCTGGTGATGGTGACCGCGCTGAGCCTCTTCAGCGCCACCATGGACGTGGCGGTGGACGGCTACGCCATCGACACGCTGAGCGAGCAGCACCTGGGCTACGGCAACATCGCGCAGGTGGTGGGCGCCAAGCTGGGCATGCTGGTGGGCGGCGGGCTGCTGCTCAGCCAGCTGAGCACGCTCGGCTACCGCGGCGTGTTCCTCATCATGATGGGCTGCGTGCTGGTGGCGCTGGCCATGACGGCGCTGCGCCCCGAGCCGCCCGGGCACCCGCTGGCGGATGGGCCACCCCTCGGGCCGCGCGCGCGCACGTCGCTGCGGGAGTCGGCCCGGCCCGTGATCCAGGCGCTCCAGCGGGCCCTGCGCCGGCCCGACGCGCGCATGCTCTTGCTCTTCGTGCTCACCTACAAGGCGGGCGAGTCCATGGCCGACGCCCTCTTCAAGCCGTTCCTGGTGCGCGAGCTGGGCTACTCCACCGAGGACATCGGCTGGATGCTGGGCACCTGGGGCATGGCCTTCTCGCTCGCCGGCTCGTTCGTGGGCGGGCTGGTGGCAAGCCAAGTCACCCTGCTGCGGGCGGTCAGCCTGTTCGCCGTCCTGCGCGTGCTGCCCATCGCGGGCGAGTGGTGGCTGGTGTCCGGTTTCAGCAATGATCCCCAGCACGTGCTGGTCATCACCTGCGCCGAGCACTTCTTCGGGGGCGCCCTCACCACGGCCACCTTCGCCTTCATGATGTCGCGCGTGGACGCCCGCATCGGGGCCTCGCACTACACCCTGCTGGCCACCCTCGAGGTGCTGGGCAAGACCATCGCCTCCGCCCAGACCGGCTGGTGGGCCGCCAACACCAGCTTCGCGGCGGTCTTCGGCATCGCCACCGGGCTGTCGCTGCTGTTCCTGCTCGTGCTGGTCCCGCTCGGCCGGACCACCCCGCCCCCGCCCGGCGAACCCAACGCTTTCTGA
- the rpmG gene encoding 50S ribosomal protein L33 yields MRDLIKLSCEECGRDNYTTDKNKRTMPEKFKISKFCGKCRKHTSHKEGKISKG; encoded by the coding sequence ATGCGTGATTTGATCAAACTGAGCTGTGAAGAGTGTGGTCGCGACAACTACACCACCGACAAGAACAAGCGCACGATGCCCGAGAAGTTCAAGATCTCGAAGTTCTGCGGCAAGTGTCGGAAGCACACGTCGCACAAAGAAGGCAAGATCAGCAAGGGCTGA
- a CDS encoding cupin domain-containing protein, producing the protein MSQQRDHDSPSSSALDLPVEDERFGAALLDALASDASRPAPRGLRDLLTRAPLRGRLYRFTEPLAALMDVDHATAQELLDGLDEPEPFEPGPFPGLDIALRHISGGPAVQNAITGFVRIGPGTAFPHHEHLGDEHVLILQGHCVETHTGTVAGPGEVVTRPGGTAHEIEALPGATDLVYLAVVYTGVRIGDTVMGPGSPEL; encoded by the coding sequence ATGAGCCAGCAGAGAGACCACGACAGCCCGAGTTCGAGCGCGCTCGACCTGCCCGTGGAGGACGAGCGCTTCGGGGCCGCCCTGCTGGACGCCCTGGCGTCCGACGCGAGCCGCCCGGCCCCCCGCGGCTTGCGTGACCTGCTGACGCGCGCCCCCCTGCGCGGCCGCCTCTACCGCTTCACCGAGCCGCTGGCCGCGCTCATGGACGTGGACCACGCCACCGCCCAAGAGCTGCTGGACGGGCTGGACGAACCCGAGCCCTTCGAGCCGGGGCCCTTCCCGGGGCTGGACATCGCGCTGCGCCACATCAGCGGCGGGCCGGCGGTGCAGAACGCCATCACGGGCTTCGTGCGCATCGGCCCTGGGACCGCGTTTCCACACCACGAGCACCTGGGCGACGAGCACGTGCTCATCCTGCAGGGCCACTGCGTGGAGACCCACACCGGCACCGTCGCCGGTCCTGGCGAGGTGGTCACGCGGCCAGGCGGCACGGCCCACGAGATTGAAGCGCTCCCCGGCGCCACCGACCTGGTCTACCTAGCGGTGGTCTACACGGGCGTGCGCATCGGCGACACCGTCATGGGCCCTGGCTCCCCGGAGCTGTGA